One genomic segment of Vibrio penaeicida includes these proteins:
- a CDS encoding DNA-3-methyladenine glycosylase 2 family protein: MSNQPLSIEECQRARMARDQRFDGRFYVAVKTTGIFCRPICPANLPQEKNVTYYFDQAQALQAGFRPCLRCRPDSAPSSWAWKGAETSFQRAIKLIEQGALQSGGISDLSDRLGISDRYLRKLFDKYLGMSPKQYAQYHKLMFAKQLLHESSITISDIAFASGFNSVRRFNDAFKSLLKLTPTQVRKSEGDASKTNHVRLGFKSPLHWQHMLNFYRMRSIEGVETIGDDFYERHFSLNGSKGWFRASVISNQHMQVEFELDDITQLKALVVKLRRMFDLDVSISEVEHHLTAIAPDLIRESGIRIPGVWSPWEAGVRAILGQQVSVKAAIGQLNLLTEKLNSTDKSKDSSGIQYFPTPEQVASADLTFLRMPNSRKETLARFADYCLNNPDADPSEWIEIKGVGPWTINYAQLRGQSIANCFLSGDLIVKKAMVHYPEMSPENVAPWGSYATLHCWNLPL, translated from the coding sequence ATGAGTAATCAGCCACTTTCAATTGAGGAATGTCAGCGAGCGAGAATGGCACGAGATCAGCGGTTTGATGGTCGTTTCTATGTAGCCGTAAAAACAACCGGTATTTTCTGCCGTCCTATCTGCCCTGCAAATTTACCGCAGGAAAAGAACGTGACTTACTATTTCGACCAAGCACAAGCTTTGCAGGCTGGGTTTCGTCCGTGTTTGCGTTGTCGGCCAGACAGTGCACCCAGCTCTTGGGCTTGGAAAGGGGCAGAAACATCGTTCCAGCGTGCGATCAAGCTGATAGAGCAAGGTGCTCTGCAATCCGGTGGTATTTCCGATTTGTCTGATCGTTTAGGTATCTCTGATCGCTACCTAAGAAAACTCTTTGATAAGTACCTCGGCATGTCTCCCAAGCAATACGCGCAGTATCACAAGCTGATGTTCGCAAAACAGCTTTTGCATGAAAGCTCAATAACCATTAGTGACATTGCATTTGCCAGTGGCTTTAACAGTGTGAGGCGGTTCAATGATGCATTTAAAAGCTTGTTAAAGCTTACGCCCACCCAAGTGAGAAAATCTGAGGGTGATGCATCGAAAACCAATCATGTACGTTTAGGCTTCAAATCGCCTTTGCATTGGCAGCACATGCTGAATTTCTATCGGATGCGTTCCATTGAAGGAGTCGAAACGATTGGAGACGATTTTTACGAGCGTCACTTTAGTTTAAATGGATCAAAAGGCTGGTTTCGGGCTTCTGTGATTTCTAACCAACACATGCAGGTTGAATTCGAACTTGATGATATTACCCAATTGAAAGCATTAGTGGTCAAGCTACGTCGTATGTTTGATCTTGATGTCAGCATTTCCGAAGTTGAGCACCACCTAACAGCGATAGCACCAGATCTAATCCGAGAAAGTGGGATCAGAATCCCCGGCGTTTGGAGCCCTTGGGAAGCAGGGGTAAGAGCCATCTTAGGGCAGCAAGTATCCGTTAAAGCGGCGATAGGTCAGCTTAATTTGTTGACTGAGAAACTGAATTCGACAGATAAATCAAAAGACAGTTCGGGTATCCAATATTTCCCTACGCCAGAGCAAGTGGCGAGTGCAGATTTAACCTTCCTTAGAATGCCTAACAGTCGAAAAGAAACGCTGGCTCGATTTGCAGATTATTGTTTGAACAATCCCGATGCCGATCCATCTGAATGGATAGAAATAAAAGGGGTTGGACCGTGGACCATTAATTACGCTCAGCTTCGAGGTCAGTCCATAGCCAATTGCTTTTTAAGTGGCGATCTTATCGTTAAGAAGGCGATGGTCCACTATCCAGAAATGTCACCTGAAAATGTCGCCCCTTGGGGCAGTTACGCCACCTTACATTGTTGGAATTTACCACTATGA
- a CDS encoding methylated-DNA--[protein]-cysteine S-methyltransferase, with product MKNSSENVYTILSSKLGDVTIQANDDGLLGIWFETYTTKPQKLGREDRKHNVLAETCKQLTEYFEGSRKTFDVPLAAKGTDFQKQVWQALTQIPFGETWSYQDLANIIGNPKAVRAVGLANGKNPISVIVPCHRVIGKSGKLTGYAGGLERKEALLKLEGIL from the coding sequence ATGAAAAACTCATCTGAAAACGTTTATACCATTTTGTCCAGCAAACTGGGGGATGTCACGATCCAAGCAAATGATGACGGTTTGTTAGGTATTTGGTTTGAAACGTATACGACAAAACCACAAAAACTAGGACGTGAAGATCGCAAGCACAATGTATTAGCTGAAACTTGCAAGCAGCTTACGGAATACTTCGAAGGGAGCCGAAAAACCTTTGATGTGCCCCTTGCAGCAAAAGGCACCGATTTCCAAAAACAGGTGTGGCAAGCGTTAACGCAAATTCCTTTTGGAGAAACTTGGAGTTATCAAGATCTCGCAAACATTATTGGCAACCCGAAAGCGGTGCGAGCAGTCGGGCTTGCCAACGGCAAAAACCCTATATCTGTGATTGTGCCGTGCCACCGCGTGATAGGCAAAAGCGGTAAGTTAACCGGATACGCTGGTGGGTTAGAACGCAAAGAAGCGTTATTGAAGTTGGAAGGGATTCTTTGA
- a CDS encoding ROK family transcriptional regulator, whose protein sequence is MKRSLRGGVGVSMDDVQSHNKRVILTALHQNGSCSRKEISQSVGLDQATVTRAIKPLIEEGIIVEIGTQKAARGRRSIDLGFNEQYLKILSIRLQRLNFSISIFDLSGKLIHTQTHSIDHDLNFSVVANDIISLVKEIKVADQIELLGIGVAMPGPFLESDHRMMLMTDTQNWQDFDFIAYLEETFEDCPIYASHDAKAASLSVWKELRAQYSPTALLYVSLGQGVGSGLVIDGQVYHGSLGSAGEIGHTSINFQGEECKCGNIGCLELYCSSKALIQHYEDLTQRQSVTLESVISKFHEGDVDAKNAVHHLAVCLSHGLINIVNQLNPDFIVIGDELAALGQGFLDDVTLNTKKRLLPDLAHHLTILLDASSEDIVHKGNYHLVMSNELLIPTTHLGFTR, encoded by the coding sequence ATGAAAAGATCTCTACGCGGTGGTGTTGGTGTGTCCATGGACGACGTTCAAAGCCACAACAAACGCGTTATCCTTACCGCCTTGCACCAAAACGGAAGCTGCTCGCGAAAGGAAATAAGTCAATCAGTTGGATTAGATCAGGCAACCGTAACCCGCGCAATCAAACCTCTTATTGAGGAAGGCATAATTGTTGAAATTGGAACGCAAAAAGCGGCGCGAGGTCGGCGTTCAATCGATTTAGGCTTCAATGAACAGTATTTAAAAATCTTATCGATTAGGTTGCAACGCCTAAACTTCTCGATTTCTATTTTTGATTTATCTGGAAAACTTATCCATACGCAAACTCACTCTATCGACCACGATTTAAACTTTAGCGTGGTTGCCAACGACATCATTTCACTTGTCAAAGAGATCAAAGTAGCGGACCAAATAGAATTATTGGGGATTGGCGTCGCCATGCCTGGTCCTTTTTTAGAGTCGGATCATCGAATGATGCTCATGACAGACACACAAAATTGGCAAGACTTCGACTTTATTGCCTATTTGGAAGAGACTTTTGAAGACTGCCCTATTTACGCCAGCCACGATGCGAAAGCTGCATCATTGTCGGTATGGAAAGAACTGCGTGCACAATATTCACCAACAGCCTTGCTCTATGTTTCTCTGGGTCAGGGGGTGGGTTCTGGTCTTGTTATTGATGGTCAGGTGTATCACGGTAGTCTTGGTTCCGCTGGGGAAATTGGTCACACTTCGATTAACTTTCAGGGAGAGGAATGTAAATGCGGAAACATTGGCTGCTTAGAACTGTATTGTTCAAGCAAGGCACTGATTCAACACTACGAAGATTTAACCCAACGCCAATCGGTCACACTAGAATCTGTGATATCGAAATTTCATGAAGGCGATGTCGATGCGAAAAACGCTGTTCATCACCTCGCAGTCTGTTTATCGCATGGTCTAATCAATATTGTGAATCAGCTCAACCCAGACTTCATCGTTATTGGTGATGAACTTGCCGCATTGGGTCAGGGTTTCTTAGATGATGTTACGCTCAACACAAAGAAAAGGCTTCTGCCAGATTTGGCCCATCACTTAACAATTTTGCTTGATGCAAGTTCCGAAGATATTGTTCACAAAGGCAATTACCACTTGGTTATGTCTAACGAATTGCTGATCCCAACAACCCACCTTGGGTTTACACGCTAG
- a CDS encoding glycoside hydrolase family 32 protein has protein sequence MTFDKKKHQDKINQVEQYIRKHSADVKQHHWREHYHYQAPVGWINDPHGLVQIDGVYHLFYQHHPFSGKWGTMHWGHATSNDLIHWKTLPEALAPSEDYDGWDGGGIFTGSAVNNDGELTLFYTGCAQDRQVQCMATSKDGVNFDKYDGNPIITDPPEGINLHDFRDPKVWKHEGKWYMVTGVTDGVSDLINASNYETNGFGKVCMHRSDDLKKWEFVGYCVESLGELGTMLECPNMFKLGGKHVLMYSPMGLQQRQAIYLVGDLDYKTGKFHWSVMGSVDWGFDYYAPQVFDDEQGRTLIQAWIGSWPFMPWCDGTYDTSALGWYGSISLPREVSLCQDGKLSFRPVSEVEMLRHSPKRYSRVELSDGEKFAFTAGDNIHCEILADIDVSASECESIVFEIRSKGEQKTLIELDFKRGELVFDRSQSGNISALRRTCALESTRDDKLNIRIFMDSISVEIFTDHGRTTMTNNIFSDETSDGLYVYAKKGSATIRSLKTFGMKNVSE, from the coding sequence ATGACATTCGACAAAAAGAAGCATCAAGACAAAATAAATCAAGTAGAACAGTATATTAGGAAACATAGTGCCGACGTAAAGCAGCATCATTGGCGTGAACATTATCATTACCAGGCCCCCGTGGGGTGGATTAACGATCCTCATGGTTTAGTTCAAATAGATGGGGTATATCACCTGTTTTATCAGCATCACCCGTTTAGTGGGAAGTGGGGAACCATGCATTGGGGGCACGCAACCAGTAATGACCTAATTCATTGGAAAACACTGCCAGAAGCTTTGGCACCAAGTGAAGATTATGATGGTTGGGATGGCGGTGGCATCTTTACCGGAAGTGCAGTGAACAATGATGGAGAGCTCACTCTTTTTTATACGGGCTGCGCTCAGGACAGACAAGTACAATGTATGGCGACTTCGAAAGACGGTGTCAACTTTGACAAATACGATGGAAATCCAATTATTACCGACCCACCAGAAGGCATTAACCTCCATGATTTCCGTGATCCCAAAGTATGGAAACACGAAGGTAAGTGGTACATGGTTACCGGTGTTACTGATGGGGTTAGCGACTTAATTAACGCCTCTAATTACGAGACCAACGGGTTTGGTAAAGTGTGCATGCACCGATCCGACGATCTGAAAAAATGGGAATTTGTAGGGTACTGTGTCGAGAGTCTTGGTGAGTTAGGTACCATGCTTGAATGTCCGAACATGTTCAAATTAGGTGGAAAACACGTCTTAATGTATTCACCTATGGGACTTCAACAGCGACAAGCCATATATTTGGTTGGGGACTTGGATTACAAAACGGGCAAATTCCATTGGTCGGTGATGGGATCGGTTGATTGGGGCTTTGATTATTACGCACCTCAAGTATTTGATGATGAACAAGGACGAACTTTGATTCAAGCGTGGATCGGATCTTGGCCGTTTATGCCTTGGTGTGATGGGACCTATGACACCAGTGCTCTCGGCTGGTATGGAAGTATTTCCCTGCCAAGGGAAGTGTCACTTTGCCAAGATGGAAAACTTTCATTTAGACCAGTTTCTGAAGTGGAAATGTTGCGCCATTCACCTAAACGGTATAGCCGAGTTGAATTGAGTGATGGCGAAAAGTTTGCTTTTACTGCAGGAGACAACATTCATTGTGAAATTCTTGCCGACATTGATGTATCCGCGAGTGAGTGTGAAAGCATTGTCTTTGAAATTCGTAGTAAAGGGGAGCAAAAAACGTTGATTGAACTTGACTTCAAGCGAGGAGAGTTGGTGTTTGATCGTTCTCAGTCTGGCAATATTTCCGCATTGCGCAGAACCTGCGCCTTAGAATCAACGAGAGACGATAAGTTAAACATACGAATTTTCATGGACAGTATTTCGGTAGAAATCTTTACTGATCATGGCAGAACGACAATGACCAACAACATTTTTTCAGATGAAACGAGCGATGGGCTTTATGTCTACGCTAAAAAAGGCAGCGCAACGATCCGTTCACTCAAAACATTTGGAATGAAAAACGTTTCAGAATAG
- the fba gene encoding class II fructose-bisphosphate aldolase (catalyzes the reversible aldol condensation of dihydroxyacetonephosphate and glyceraldehyde 3-phosphate in the Calvin cycle, glycolysis, and/or gluconeogenesis): protein MAIVTLRQLLDHAAEHDYGVPAFNISNMEQGLAIVRAAAKCDSGVILQASINARKSYAGDIMLYKMVTALSEMFPKTPIVLHQDHGNSEETCLSAIRHGFTSVMMDGSLERDASTPSEYQYNVDITQRVSQMAHWVGASVEGELGCIGSLETGEAEAEDGAGAVGKLELSQLLTDPNQAVDFVGKTRVDALAIACGTSHGAYKFSRKPDGEILAMNVIEAIHKKLPNTHLVMHGASSVPQYLQDLINEFGGEMPQTYGVPVEEIERGIKLGVRKINIDTDCRMAMSGRFRKLAMQEPLEFDPRKFLLAAMEELTTLCLNRFERFGCAGHGSKITPISLDDMASRYAHGDLSR, encoded by the coding sequence ATGGCTATAGTGACGTTAAGACAACTCTTGGACCACGCAGCAGAACACGATTATGGCGTGCCCGCATTTAATATCAGCAACATGGAGCAAGGGCTGGCGATAGTGAGAGCGGCAGCGAAATGCGACTCTGGTGTGATTTTACAAGCCAGTATCAATGCTCGGAAAAGCTATGCAGGTGACATCATGCTTTACAAAATGGTGACCGCTTTGTCAGAAATGTTTCCCAAAACACCCATCGTGCTTCATCAGGATCACGGCAACAGTGAGGAAACATGCTTGTCTGCCATTCGACATGGGTTTACATCCGTCATGATGGATGGGTCACTTGAGCGCGATGCTTCGACTCCTAGTGAATATCAGTACAACGTTGATATCACCCAACGTGTTTCCCAAATGGCACACTGGGTTGGGGCTTCTGTTGAAGGTGAACTGGGTTGTATTGGCTCGCTAGAAACTGGCGAAGCAGAGGCAGAAGACGGGGCCGGGGCAGTAGGTAAACTTGAGTTAAGCCAACTTCTGACGGATCCCAACCAAGCAGTGGATTTCGTTGGAAAAACGCGTGTCGATGCGCTTGCCATTGCGTGTGGTACCAGCCACGGTGCTTACAAATTCAGCCGTAAACCCGATGGTGAAATACTCGCGATGAATGTGATTGAAGCCATTCATAAAAAGCTCCCCAACACGCATTTAGTGATGCACGGCGCGTCGTCTGTACCACAATATCTACAGGATCTCATTAACGAATTTGGCGGAGAAATGCCTCAAACCTATGGGGTGCCGGTAGAGGAGATTGAGCGCGGGATCAAACTGGGTGTGCGTAAGATAAATATCGATACCGACTGCCGTATGGCAATGTCAGGTCGGTTTAGAAAACTCGCTATGCAAGAACCACTAGAGTTTGACCCCAGAAAATTCTTGCTGGCAGCCATGGAAGAATTAACGACCCTTTGCCTCAACCGTTTTGAACGTTTTGGGTGCGCGGGGCATGGTTCAAAGATTACGCCAATTTCACTGGATGACATGGCGAGCCGATATGCGCATGGCGACCTTTCTCGCTAG
- a CDS encoding sugar ABC transporter substrate-binding protein: MKKGTLLNMAVVAAISSTLSLPSSAVEPKKGLQIADLGQPETNPWVINRHRFERCVADALGVKLNEFDDQNSEEKHISQAESIIASQPDGVVFNPLTSPAGLQVARLLERNKTPGVAVGRLVVSDYDRDYPNGKYFIGQVTQNNTTWGEAIAQAAVIAGHKKVAMIWNQKGVTSAEEIWKGAESVFENHSDVEVIAESWDRLTRENGIKYAEQYLARFQEGELDAIIVLGAVAGLGSQFAIEQAKRTDVSVITTDIDEQVAQHIKNDRLEFSIGGHWMVGGFGLIQLYDYLHGFPVEDTQPLFSLIPVTKANVDTYSNGLLNGCILSPEDIRSLSRVYNPDANLPGFIDSFSKSWEQFVK; encoded by the coding sequence ATGAAAAAAGGAACGTTACTGAACATGGCAGTTGTCGCTGCTATTTCATCAACATTGTCATTACCTAGCTCTGCGGTAGAACCCAAAAAGGGATTACAAATTGCAGATTTAGGACAACCTGAAACCAATCCTTGGGTGATCAATCGCCATCGATTCGAGCGATGCGTCGCGGATGCGCTGGGAGTGAAATTAAACGAATTCGATGACCAAAACTCGGAAGAAAAGCACATTAGCCAAGCTGAGTCGATTATCGCTTCGCAACCAGATGGCGTTGTATTCAACCCATTAACATCCCCCGCGGGTCTGCAAGTTGCACGTTTACTCGAGCGAAATAAAACCCCTGGTGTCGCTGTAGGTCGTTTGGTTGTCAGTGACTACGATAGAGATTACCCAAATGGGAAGTACTTTATTGGACAAGTGACTCAAAATAACACCACATGGGGTGAAGCTATTGCACAAGCAGCGGTGATCGCGGGTCATAAAAAAGTTGCCATGATTTGGAACCAAAAAGGCGTAACGTCGGCTGAGGAAATTTGGAAAGGCGCTGAAAGTGTATTTGAAAATCATTCGGATGTAGAAGTGATTGCGGAATCATGGGATCGACTTACCCGTGAAAACGGCATTAAGTACGCCGAGCAGTATTTAGCGCGTTTTCAAGAAGGTGAGTTAGACGCCATCATTGTTCTTGGCGCGGTTGCCGGTCTCGGCAGTCAATTCGCTATCGAACAAGCGAAACGGACGGACGTCTCGGTGATTACAACCGATATAGATGAACAAGTGGCTCAACACATCAAAAATGATCGTCTTGAGTTCAGTATCGGTGGTCACTGGATGGTTGGCGGGTTTGGATTAATCCAACTGTACGATTACCTTCACGGATTCCCTGTTGAAGATACACAACCCCTTTTCAGTTTGATTCCGGTAACAAAAGCCAACGTAGATACTTACTCAAACGGGTTACTCAATGGCTGTATTTTAAGCCCTGAAGACATTCGCAGTTTATCTAGGGTTTATAACCCTGACGCAAATCTCCCAGGGTTTATCGACAGCTTCTCAAAAAGTTGGGAGCAATTTGTCAAGTAA
- a CDS encoding PfkB family carbohydrate kinase, with amino-acid sequence MSNVLFIGRSTLDVISLVSSFPKPDSKAKAISNFMGAGGSALNAAVTCSWLGANVTLLTSLGRDCAAKEIVEADLKEHKVKYIDICEEEAYQIPVSSIISSADDAARLVVNAAQEECRDVSHNLSVFEQQFDLVLIDQYERHFVEKYQEEIKGLGCPIVLDGGSEKPWSEFFLNLADIPIVSEKFKPLGVESYLNAFNAPDSRRNGFENWAVTLGQKGVRYSSYGKIHELPACDVDAVDTLGAGDIFHGAFCYFYAENHDFQNALEQAKVIAARACTQMGTRSWMK; translated from the coding sequence TTGAGTAACGTTTTATTTATTGGCCGTTCCACCCTCGACGTGATCAGCTTGGTATCGTCTTTCCCTAAGCCAGATTCAAAAGCAAAAGCAATCAGTAATTTCATGGGAGCTGGCGGATCTGCGTTGAATGCGGCGGTAACGTGTTCTTGGTTAGGGGCGAATGTGACACTGTTGACTTCGCTAGGTCGAGATTGCGCAGCGAAAGAGATTGTGGAAGCTGACCTCAAAGAACACAAGGTTAAGTACATCGATATTTGTGAAGAAGAGGCCTATCAAATTCCGGTTTCTTCCATTATTTCATCTGCCGATGATGCGGCAAGGCTTGTAGTGAATGCCGCGCAAGAAGAATGTAGGGATGTCAGCCATAATCTATCTGTATTTGAACAGCAATTTGATTTGGTCTTGATCGATCAATATGAACGCCACTTTGTTGAAAAGTATCAAGAAGAAATAAAAGGGTTAGGTTGCCCTATTGTTTTAGATGGCGGCAGTGAGAAGCCGTGGAGCGAGTTTTTTCTCAACTTAGCGGATATCCCTATTGTTTCTGAAAAGTTTAAGCCTTTGGGTGTGGAGTCGTACTTGAACGCTTTTAACGCTCCAGATAGTCGTAGGAATGGGTTTGAAAATTGGGCGGTAACGTTAGGGCAAAAAGGCGTGAGGTATTCTAGCTATGGCAAGATCCATGAGTTGCCTGCTTGCGATGTTGATGCGGTAGACACGCTGGGCGCAGGCGACATTTTTCACGGGGCATTTTGCTATTTCTACGCAGAAAATCACGACTTTCAAAACGCGCTAGAGCAAGCAAAAGTGATTGCTGCGAGAGCATGTACTCAGATGGGGACAAGGAGTTGGATGAAATGA
- a CDS encoding nucleoside/nucleotide kinase family protein, whose product MNHAIIRTICEKAKRNRDVILVGISGAPGAGKSTLALALVDALNHEHAISAQYCPMDGYHFTNKQLHEKQLTKHKGRIDTFDAQSMKKDIDRLRSEDKPFYWPAYSRELHNPIKEGVEIRRETRVFIVEGNYIFFNTGEWRCIRDALDLKIFIDVPRDVLKRRLIERHLTGGKSEQEAQNKVNKTDLPNASLISSSSSAADIVIDPLGKVLDQQGDK is encoded by the coding sequence ATGAACCATGCGATTATCCGAACCATCTGTGAAAAAGCGAAAAGAAATAGGGATGTCATCCTAGTTGGCATTAGTGGTGCACCTGGAGCCGGAAAGTCTACGTTAGCGTTGGCATTGGTGGACGCGCTAAATCATGAGCATGCGATAAGTGCACAATACTGCCCTATGGACGGCTATCACTTCACGAATAAGCAATTGCATGAGAAACAGCTAACGAAACATAAAGGACGAATCGATACCTTTGATGCTCAAAGCATGAAAAAAGATATTGACCGGCTGCGAAGTGAAGATAAGCCGTTTTACTGGCCGGCGTATAGCCGAGAGCTGCACAACCCGATAAAAGAGGGCGTTGAAATCCGTAGGGAGACCCGTGTCTTTATCGTGGAAGGTAACTATATTTTTTTCAATACAGGTGAGTGGCGATGCATTCGTGATGCACTTGATTTAAAGATATTTATTGACGTTCCAAGAGATGTTTTGAAAAGAAGACTGATCGAGCGTCACTTAACTGGTGGGAAGAGTGAGCAAGAAGCGCAAAACAAAGTGAATAAAACGGACCTACCTAACGCTTCACTTATCTCATCCAGCTCATCCGCCGCTGACATAGTGATAGACCCTTTAGGGAAAGTGCTCGACCAACAAGGAGACAAATGA
- a CDS encoding ATP-binding cassette domain-containing protein, whose product MDSASKPILEVSHVAKSFGGVHAFRDGSFSLNSGEVLAVVGANGAGKSTLIKMISGVHTPDAGTISIKGVPVPRAEHSVKTMRELGIEVVYQDLALVPNMSAPYNMFLGRIPTKFGLFVDEEAMKKKTREALKMLNVTTVQSLTQPISEMSGGQQQSIAIGRAIAWGKDIIILDEPTAALGPNETEEVERLIEQVRDNGTAVILISHNLDQVLRLADRIIVTHHGVTSKEFDKSEITLERLIKAITVGE is encoded by the coding sequence ATGGATTCAGCGAGTAAACCGATATTAGAAGTATCCCACGTAGCGAAATCTTTTGGTGGTGTTCATGCCTTTCGGGATGGATCTTTTTCCTTAAACAGTGGCGAAGTTCTGGCTGTTGTTGGCGCAAATGGAGCAGGAAAATCAACTCTGATTAAAATGATTTCGGGCGTTCACACTCCGGATGCGGGAACCATATCTATAAAAGGGGTTCCCGTACCAAGGGCGGAGCATTCTGTGAAAACAATGCGCGAGTTAGGCATTGAAGTGGTGTATCAAGATTTGGCATTAGTGCCGAATATGAGCGCTCCCTACAACATGTTCTTAGGAAGAATCCCAACCAAGTTTGGCTTGTTTGTCGATGAAGAAGCAATGAAAAAGAAAACACGTGAAGCATTGAAAATGCTCAACGTGACAACGGTTCAAAGCCTGACTCAACCGATATCAGAGATGTCAGGCGGGCAACAACAAAGCATTGCAATAGGGCGCGCTATCGCATGGGGAAAAGACATCATCATTCTTGATGAGCCGACAGCGGCGTTGGGGCCCAATGAGACGGAAGAGGTCGAGCGGCTCATTGAGCAAGTTAGAGACAATGGAACAGCAGTGATCTTGATTAGCCACAATTTGGATCAAGTGCTTCGTTTAGCAGACAGAATCATAGTGACCCACCATGGGGTGACATCGAAAGAGTTTGATAAATCGGAGATAACACTAGAACGGTTGATTAAAGCAATAACCGTTGGGGAATAA
- a CDS encoding ABC transporter permease, translated as MSVDVSKRNAARMELLRSNVPFISIVLVIVLFGIISGDRFLSERNWTFIAQQLPVLMLLAFAQLIIVTTGSIDISVGSSLGFSAFIGAMGMMYFGDVGLVLGVVAGMFIGAINGLIISVLKIPSFVTTLAMLIILRALLIIISDGSSIYITENEVQGSSGIRSVFAPWLLELGQYPTIFIVSAVIAVLMWIFYRKTAFGQQLKALGGNEEVLSLAGVSVNVVKVKVFAAAGFMVGLAAVINLARSGAATPQAGMMMELDAIAAVALGGTLLTGGHGSVVKTIIGALILTVVSNGLTIAGVPPSWSEVARGALLIVAIAISLDRKKIGIVK; from the coding sequence ATGAGCGTAGATGTATCCAAAAGGAACGCAGCGAGAATGGAGCTGCTGCGTTCAAATGTCCCTTTTATCTCCATTGTTTTGGTCATTGTACTGTTTGGAATCATCAGTGGTGACCGATTTCTTTCTGAACGTAACTGGACGTTTATTGCGCAGCAGTTACCCGTGTTAATGCTATTGGCGTTTGCTCAATTGATTATTGTAACGACGGGTTCAATCGACATTTCTGTCGGTTCGAGCCTTGGTTTCAGTGCCTTTATTGGTGCAATGGGCATGATGTACTTCGGTGACGTTGGTTTAGTCCTTGGTGTTGTGGCTGGTATGTTTATAGGTGCAATCAATGGGTTGATCATTTCTGTGCTCAAAATTCCGTCTTTTGTGACGACGTTAGCCATGTTGATTATATTGCGAGCGCTTCTGATCATTATTTCAGATGGAAGTTCAATCTACATTACTGAAAATGAGGTTCAAGGCAGCAGTGGTATTCGTTCGGTTTTTGCTCCGTGGCTATTAGAGCTAGGACAATATCCTACGATTTTCATTGTGTCGGCGGTTATCGCGGTATTGATGTGGATTTTTTATCGTAAAACAGCGTTTGGTCAGCAACTCAAGGCATTGGGGGGGAATGAGGAAGTGTTATCTTTGGCTGGTGTCTCCGTTAATGTTGTGAAAGTCAAAGTTTTTGCGGCAGCCGGTTTCATGGTAGGTCTTGCAGCGGTTATTAACCTAGCGCGTTCTGGTGCCGCAACGCCCCAAGCAGGAATGATGATGGAGCTCGATGCCATTGCTGCGGTTGCTTTGGGCGGAACCTTGTTAACAGGGGGGCATGGCAGCGTTGTAAAAACAATCATTGGCGCTCTCATACTTACGGTCGTTTCAAATGGGCTGACCATTGCGGGCGTGCCTCCTTCATGGAGCGAGGTGGCTCGTGGTGCGCTGCTGATTGTCGCAATTGCTATTTCATTGGATCGTAAGAAGATTGGTATTGTTAAGTAA
- a CDS encoding GNAT family N-acetyltransferase, translating to MKLNTERLTIRRIKLADKQDVAHYVTNPDIARYLPEGALDEQKMDELLEQEANGTPTTYAVELKGSGKVVGHMIFHPCFNEYTFEIGWVIHCDHQRNGYAFEAAQALIDYGFSKGNVHRVIATCQPQNTSSYRLMEKLGMRREGHFKECVHREDGEWWDEYLYAILKTEL from the coding sequence ATAAAGCTCAACACCGAAAGGTTAACCATTCGTCGAATCAAGCTTGCTGATAAACAAGATGTAGCGCACTACGTCACCAACCCAGACATTGCACGCTACCTTCCTGAAGGCGCATTAGACGAACAAAAAATGGATGAATTGCTAGAACAAGAAGCCAATGGCACACCCACAACCTATGCGGTTGAATTAAAAGGAAGTGGTAAGGTGGTCGGGCACATGATCTTTCACCCATGTTTTAACGAATACACCTTTGAGATTGGCTGGGTTATCCATTGCGACCACCAACGAAACGGATACGCCTTTGAAGCTGCTCAAGCGCTGATCGACTATGGGTTTTCTAAAGGGAACGTACACAGAGTGATCGCAACGTGTCAGCCACAGAATACCTCCTCTTATCGATTAATGGAGAAACTGGGTATGCGACGCGAAGGCCACTTTAAAGAGTGTGTTCACCGAGAAGACGGCGAGTGGTGGGATGAATACCTGTACGCGATTTTAAAAACTGAGCTTTAA